A region of Egicoccus sp. AB-alg6-2 DNA encodes the following proteins:
- a CDS encoding ABC-F family ATP-binding cassette domain-containing protein: MAAQGRLAGSPPPFRKALLVISLSGVGVDIGARTLFSDVSLRFPPGRRVALVGGNGAGKTTLLNVVVGNREPDRGIVSRPKDLRIGWLPQDVVDAVGESGTVLDHVLEGASHILRYEHEMRDLERRIETVDEAEQERLLNHYANVQDRFQQLGGYEVEAEAHRVLAGLGFAPDDAARSTGELSGGWRVRVALARLLLAKPDLLVLDEPTNHLDLDTIAWLEQTLHDLPGGLLFVSHDRDFIDGVADRIVELAAGTAAEYTVRGGTTAAEQGGFASFVAQREDRLAQLRAAKSQQDRQLAQAERFIERFRYKASKARQVQSRIKAVDKVDRIEIPDHRQLVARFAFPQPQRSGRVVAELSGVSVRYGDNQVLDGVDLAVERGRKVAMIGPNGAGKTTLLRLLAGSLTPDTGTVELGHNVDVAVVDQHQAEVLDLDRTVVEEFRTALQERHRDVNHRSMLGAFGFPGDLADRKVGELSGGERTRLGLAKAMASPVNLLLLDEPTNHLDLASRDVLEDALDAYPGTVLLITHDRHVIRGVADAIVEVGGGRARWFDGTYEELQWRRDAEPGPGRSAPSGRSGAAPGGRGGGGADDKRRAAESRNARHRATKDLRREVGRLEDELTRVEQRVAELTRELADPGVYGDPDRVKALVAEYGQAKDRAAGLLTAWEDAQTRLEQAEAALD, encoded by the coding sequence ATGGCGGCGCAGGGTAGGCTCGCCGGCTCGCCCCCGCCGTTTCGCAAGGCCCTCCTCGTGATCAGCCTGTCCGGTGTCGGCGTCGACATCGGCGCCCGCACCCTGTTCTCCGACGTCTCGTTGCGGTTCCCGCCCGGCCGTCGCGTCGCCCTCGTCGGTGGCAACGGTGCCGGCAAGACCACGCTGCTCAACGTCGTCGTCGGCAACCGCGAACCCGACCGGGGCATCGTGAGCCGGCCGAAGGACCTGCGGATCGGGTGGCTGCCCCAGGACGTCGTCGACGCCGTCGGGGAGTCGGGCACCGTTCTCGACCACGTGCTCGAGGGGGCGTCGCACATCCTGCGCTACGAGCACGAGATGCGGGACCTCGAGCGGCGCATCGAGACCGTCGACGAGGCCGAGCAGGAGCGCCTGCTCAACCACTACGCCAACGTCCAGGACCGCTTCCAGCAACTCGGCGGCTACGAGGTCGAGGCCGAGGCGCACCGGGTGCTCGCGGGGCTCGGGTTCGCTCCCGACGATGCCGCCCGCTCGACCGGCGAACTCTCCGGAGGCTGGCGCGTGCGCGTCGCGCTGGCCCGCCTGCTGCTGGCCAAGCCGGACCTGCTGGTGCTCGACGAGCCGACCAACCACCTCGACCTCGACACCATCGCCTGGCTGGAGCAGACCCTGCACGACCTGCCCGGCGGATTGCTGTTCGTCAGCCACGACCGCGACTTCATCGACGGCGTGGCGGACCGCATCGTCGAGCTGGCGGCCGGCACCGCCGCCGAGTACACGGTGCGCGGCGGCACCACGGCGGCGGAACAGGGCGGGTTCGCCTCGTTCGTCGCCCAGCGCGAGGACCGGCTGGCCCAGCTGCGGGCCGCCAAGAGCCAACAGGACCGGCAGCTCGCCCAGGCGGAACGCTTCATCGAGCGCTTCCGCTACAAGGCGAGCAAGGCCCGCCAGGTGCAGTCGCGGATCAAGGCCGTCGACAAGGTCGACCGGATCGAGATCCCCGACCACCGTCAGCTCGTGGCCCGGTTCGCCTTCCCGCAGCCACAGCGCTCGGGTCGCGTGGTCGCCGAGCTCAGCGGCGTCAGCGTTCGCTACGGCGACAACCAGGTCCTCGACGGCGTCGACCTGGCCGTCGAGCGTGGCCGCAAGGTGGCCATGATCGGCCCCAACGGTGCCGGCAAGACCACGCTGCTGCGGCTGCTCGCCGGTTCGCTGACGCCGGACACGGGGACGGTCGAGCTCGGGCACAACGTCGACGTCGCCGTGGTCGACCAGCACCAGGCCGAGGTGCTCGACCTCGACCGCACCGTCGTCGAGGAGTTCCGCACCGCCCTGCAGGAGCGTCATCGTGACGTCAACCACCGCTCGATGCTCGGGGCGTTCGGCTTCCCGGGCGACCTCGCCGATCGCAAGGTGGGGGAGCTGTCCGGCGGTGAGCGCACCCGGCTCGGGCTGGCCAAGGCCATGGCCTCGCCCGTGAACCTGCTCCTGCTCGACGAGCCGACCAACCACCTCGACCTCGCCAGCAGGGACGTCCTCGAGGACGCGCTCGACGCCTATCCCGGCACGGTGCTGCTCATCACCCACGACCGGCACGTCATCCGTGGCGTCGCCGACGCCATCGTCGAGGTCGGCGGCGGGCGCGCGCGCTGGTTCGACGGGACCTACGAGGAACTGCAGTGGCGTCGCGACGCCGAGCCGGGCCCCGGTCGGTCCGCTCCCTCGGGACGCTCCGGCGCGGCGCCCGGCGGACGTGGCGGTGGCGGCGCGGACGACAAGCGCCGCGCCGCGGAGTCGCGCAACGCCCGCCACCGCGCCACCAAGGACCTCCGCCGCGAGGTGGGCCGCCTCGAGGACGAGCTCACCCGCGTCGAGCAGCGCGTCGCCGAACTCACGCGCGAACTCGCCGATCCCGGGGTCTACGGCGATCCCGACCGGGTCAAGGCGCTGGTCGCCGAGTACGGCCAGGCCAAGGACCGCGCGGCCGGCCTGCTCACCGCCTGGGAGGACGCGCAGACGCGTCTCGAGCAGGCCGAGGCCGCGCTCGACTGA